In Dryobates pubescens isolate bDryPub1 chromosome 6, bDryPub1.pri, whole genome shotgun sequence, a genomic segment contains:
- the LRRC73 gene encoding leucine-rich repeat-containing protein 73: MLPGSIQISGETLSGAEIRDICESLRENSVRLLSLRGCQLSERDFGHVCRGVAESRSLAQLNLNLGIVSNINRVKQLAEALKTNRSVQSLFLHGSPLTDAGLALLNPALSIHPSLVALDLGDCMLGDEGINLICGLLPPDGAKSGLKELTLSANPGITSKGWGRLAIAVAHSSQLRVLNLDYNPLGDQVAGMLAVAVASSRTLEVLDLEGTGLTNQSAQTLLDMVENYPTALRTLILAENNISPELQQQISDLLSEGEEEEETEAREVTSRENPWICQNNSSSQMVLVTSGLGDSLLAETEM; encoded by the exons ATGCTGCCGGGATCCATCCAGATCTCCGGAGAGACGCTGTCGGGGGCGGAGATCCGGGACATCTGCGAGAGCCTACGGGAGAACTCGGTGCGGCTGCTGTCGCTGCGGGGCTGCCAGCTCTCCGAGCGGGACTTCGGGCATGTCTGCCGAGGGGTGGCTGAGTCCCGTTCCCTGGCTCAGCTCAACCTCAACCTGGGCATCGTCTCTAATATCAACCGCGTCAAGCAGCTGGCCGAGGCCCTGAAGACAAACCGCTCCGTCCAGTCCCTCTT CCTCCATGGGAGTCCCCTGACAGACGCAGGACTGGCCCTCCTCAATCCTGCTCTCTCCATCCACCCCTCGCTGGTGGCTCTGGATCTAGGAGACTGCATGCTGGGTGATGAAGGCATCAACCTTATCTGTGGGCTCTTGCCGCCTGATGGGGCCAAGTCCG gcctcaAAGAGCTAACTCTGAGTGCCAACCCAGGCATCACAAGCAAAGGCTGGGGGCGCCTGGCCATTGCAGTggctcacagctcacagctccgcGTGCTGAACCTCGACTACAACCCTCTAG GTGACCAGGTAGCAGGGATGCTTGCTGTCGCTGTGGCCTCCAGTCGCACCCTTGAAGTTCTGGACTTGGAGGGAACAGGACTtaccaaccaatcagcccag ACCTTGCTGGACATGGTAGAGAATTACCCCACAGCCCTACGGACACTCATCCTGGCAGAGAACAACATTagtcctgagctgcagcagcagatctcTGACTTGCTCTCAgagggtgaggaagaggaggagacagagGCTCGTGAAGTCACATCCAGGGAGAACCCCTGGATCTGCCAGAACA ATTCCAGCTCCCAGATGGTCCTGGTGACGTCAGGTCTTGGTGACAGCCTCTTAGCAGAAACAGAAATGTAG